A region of Nitrospiria bacterium DNA encodes the following proteins:
- a CDS encoding cold-shock protein, translated as MAKGTVKWFNASKGYGFLSQEDGKDVFVHFSAIQGDGYKSLDEGEA; from the coding sequence ATGGCAAAAGGCACTGTGAAGTGGTTTAATGCCAGCAAGGGTTATGGATTCCTGTCCCAGGAAGACGGTAAGGATGTCTTTGTACATTTTTCCGCGATTCAGGGTGACGGATACAAGTCGCTTGACGAAGGTGAAGCGG